The Choloepus didactylus isolate mChoDid1 chromosome 7, mChoDid1.pri, whole genome shotgun sequence genome segment CTTTAAAGCTCATTTCCGAGTAAGTGAACAAAGCCAAACCTTTGTCTCAAATTCCAAGGACTACAGACAGGATGCCTGCTGGTGAAGAAGAATTTGATGATGATCATaaagggggtggaatgtgctggtttggatgtattatgtcccccaaaacaccatgtttcttgatgcagtcttgtgggagcaaatgtatttagtgttgattagattggaatcctttgactgtttccatggagatgtgactcagtcaactgtgagtgaaacatttgattggataatttccatggaggtgttatcctgcccattcagggtgggtgttaattgtatcactggagtactttaaaaagagccacacaggcccagactcttgctacagccaagagcgacacttggaagaacgcacaggagctgagagaggagctgtaacttacagagacattttgaagacggccgttgaaagcagagttttgctgatgttttggaggtactagcccagagtttgccctgagaagctggcacagagacattctggagaatgccattttgaaacgcaacctgggagcaagcagacgccagctacatgccttcgcagctaacagaggttttctggatgccaatggcctttttccagtgaaggtaccctactgttgatggacattttatggccttaagactgtaactatgtaaccaaataaaccccctttataaaagccaatgcatttcttgtgttttgcaaaatggcagcattagcaaaccagagcagaaaGGAAGTGAATTATACAGATGGATGAATAAAGTTGTGGGGTCAGTGAATTGGAGCTTTTAGTTAAGCTGAAGAAGGTGTTTTGGGCTATGGAGATTCATCAACCATTCAGTTAGTGGAAGTTAGTGAGTGGAAAGTCCTGAGGAGATTCATCAACCATTCAGTTAGTGGAAGTTAGTGAGTGGAAAGTCCTGAGAGGGTGAGGATATAGTGGGTTTGGGTTTGCTGTACACCAACCCAGAGACCATGTTTTAATATAGATATTTTAGCATGGTAGAGTCACACTGCTTGTATGGGAATCCTGATTGtcatttattaactcttttaccttggacaagtcacataACCTCTCCATATCTGTTTTCTCATGtagaaaatggagataaaaatagtacctatcttatagggttgttttgagaattaaatgagttaatatttgtaagaaGCTTAGATAATTGCTACCACATAGGAAGTATatataagtacttgttaaataaaaatatatatttaatttaatatatatcTTCAAAATATGCCATTTTTCTAATGCCTCGCTACTGTTACCTTCCCTTCCtgctacatttattatttttatcctgtAATTAAACTTTTACCATATGCTCCATTGAATTAGTCCTCTACATGTTTTTTGTTGGAAGTAAGAAGTTTTTCATTAGGCTTGTAAATCGGTGCTAATCACTTGGAaagacatattttaaatgtttctatcATACGAATTTTATTTCAGCTGTCAAACGTTTAATGAAAGAAGCAGCAGAACTGAAAGATCCAACAGATCATTACCATGCACAGCCTTTAGAGGTTAGTTTCTATCTCCATATTCTTCAGATGGtttttaatactttaatatttaaaattttttaaaattgcttttctattgctttGAGTCATTACTGATGTATTTGATACAATTTATTGATATAATTTACTTCTTGTATTTCCTGAGTATTTCATTAACCATTCAGAATCAGACATTGTAGAAAAAACAGATTTCTGGTCTCTCTAAAATGGGTATCAGATGCTAAATTGACTTTGGGTCTTGAATATGATGGAGGGAACTTGGAAAGAGCCCCAGACGCTTTGGTTTGGAAGACCCAGCATCTAGAGGAGCCTCTGCAGCCAGCCTGAGCTTTTTGCACATCTTCACCTTTTTccaattttcccatctgtaaaaagaGAAGGGTATTTAAATTTACTCAGTCTGGTTTTCATGGTAATAATTACAAGGAAATACAATTACGTGCAAGTATTTTGCAAACTGTAAAGTACTTGGTAACTGTAAGATGatatcaataatatatatattaatgttaCCATTTATAAATAAGCTCTCAGGCTTCAGGGAGCCTTGGATTACCTGACTTTTTCCTGGCTTTGCTATCCTACTCCATTATCCTGACATTATAAGCTCTCAGGCTTATTTATAAgggataatttttaaagatttgttaagataattaaaatttatagtaaaatttaattatatgatAATTGTCCTTGTAGTTGGTATTCAAGAATTAATTACCAATTTAATTAAATCCATAATCTTATTTATGAGATTATAACAACACCCAAAAGTTTTTAaaggatttgttttaaaaaatattttaagtcttaTGGTACGTTAAAGCTAGGTTAATTAGCAAACCAGTTTCTATTCTTGAGACAGATTTTGCACATTAGAAATTGTTCTAGCAATACtacaaaacatattttttcttgtccagtaatattttaaatattcacattgAAAAACATCAAACTTTTTAATGTTAATGATTCCTTACTGGTTATTGTTTTTGTTCAGGATAACCTTTTTGAATGGCACTTCACAGTTAGAGGTCCCCCAGATTCTGATTTTGATGGAGGAGTTTATCATGGACGAATAGTACTGCCCCCAGAGTATCCCATGAAGCCACCAAGCATTATTCTCCTAACGGTAAGAATTCTTGACTTTTGGGGATGCTTGTGGTTTAACTTTAACTGGTGGCTGCAGAGTATAATCATCATACTCATTTTCACTAAGAAATAAAGTGGAACACTGTTATAATTTTGCCTTTGGGATCCAGGCCCTGGGGTTatgattttttcccccagataATTCCTGGGAAGCTGACACATCTAAGAAATACCAATGATACTAACAAATGCATAAATGTGATAGTGTGATTGTTAGGATTCAATGGATTAATGTATGCAAGTGCTGTACAATGTCTGGCACAgggtaaatactcaataaataaagTAGCTATCAATAGGTAAATAAATAAGATAGCTAATGTTACTGTGCCTTGTATTCACATAATGTCCTTCAACTTTTCACCTTTCTTATCCTCTCTGTTCCAcagtttctcatctttaaaatgaagataataagaATACATGCTTTATTGAGTTGATGTGGGATTAAATGAGCCAGTATCCCATATAGAGCTCTTGGAACAGGGCCTGACACAgagtcctcaataaatgttagctattattattactatttatacCTCAGGATCTCTCTCCATCTTCACATATTTTATCCTCTATGTGAGGAAAATTACTGATCCAATATTATCTTTCCAGGGATCTCGTTCCATCAGTAGGGTACTCTATTTATTGTTAAGCTTTCCCTTCCTCATTTGCTGTAATTTAGAAGTGTTTAATTCTCCTctaatcttaaaaaaagaaaaaaaaaatttaagtctttGTGTATCTTTGCTACCACCTCAAGCTGTTGTCCCGATTTTCTCCTTCATAAACCTTACTCTAGTTTAGCCTCTTGCAGCCTAGCTTCTATATATACAGCCCtctgtggaaacatacatattACATTGATCTCAGAGAGAAGTCCCACTGCTTCTTTTTGGTCTTCGTCCTGTTCAATCTAAGTAAAGCATGTGACACACATGGGGCAGCAAGTATCGAAACAAAAGTATTTATCAATAAATAACAAATTAATGATTCTTTTACCTATATTTGGTAAAATATAGGTAAAGCATTTGCTTTAGAGCCAGTAGACCTGATTCTGTAGTATTCTTTCCACTATACCATGGCAGGTTATATAATTTCTAtgaattttctcatctgtcaaaagGGATATGGTGTGTAGTAAATAGTCACACTATCAAGTTTCTGGAATAGCAAAGCTGCTCAACAAATATTAGGTGATATTGAGAATTGTTAACACTGGCAGTAGGGCTGGAGCAGGGTCCTGGTGGAACCCTACTGCATCAGAAGTAATTCCTTTTAGTTGCTAGATCATGGGGAGAGCCAAAGAGGTCTGAGGAGAGGGGATGGCGCATGAAGGAAATGGGGTTGGGAATCAGGGCAGCAGCCATTTACTAATGAGttcagaaatatttcaaaatttaaccAGTAGTGTGGTTGAAAAGCAAATCTACCCTCCTGATTTTCAATATGGTACTCTTTCTGGTTCTCTTCTTCTCTTTTGAAAAGTCTTCTCCACCCTTcattcaacaggtatttattaaACCCATATCATGTACCAGGCCCTGTCATTGTGGCAAAGAATAAGTAAAAGTCTCTTCCTTTATGGAGTTTATTTTCTAACTTCATGCCTCTTCTTCCTCATCCTTCCCCTAAGTATGGATAGTCTACAAGTTCAGAATTCAGCGCTTGTCTCTTATTTCTATGAAATGGTTTCATTGATCGCCTCTATGAAGAGAGCTACGGGATCTATAGATATCTTCTTCTGACATTAGCATGCCTACATTTCTACCTGCCTGCTGGACATCTTCTGTACCTCCTACCAAGATATCAAATCTATGTCCAAAACTAAAATCATTatctctaaccttcctcttcgGTATAGGAATCTTATTAAATTGATCCGTCCTTCTTAAAAACACTCATCTCAAAACTCAGAACCTTTTTCTCCATGCCCTTCCCCACCGTCTAATTAGGTAATACTAAGTCTTTGGAATTTATCTTAGATTTTATCTTAGCACTATCTCTTGCATATATCTTCTCTTTTAGATACATCACAGAGCCTAGCACCATACTAGACAGAGAAGGACATCAGGAAATCCTTCTAGGTTAATTATTTAGATTTAATTGTGCAACTCAATTACAAAAAGGTTGAACAACTTCTaaaaactgcttttatttttcattcagcatccaacaaatatttgtgaagtGTGTATAAGAGGACAAAAATCTGTGCACATTAGGAGGTTACATTCTAAtgtaaagtataaaatattaaacacatataaatacaattttttaatgcATAATTTTTTTCCTAAGGCTAATGGACGATTTGAAGTAGGCAAGAAAATCTGTTTGAGCATCTCAGGACATCATCCTGAAACTTGGCAACCTTCATGGAGTAGTGAGTATTAATTTATAGTGAAGATTAATCGTCTATACCTTCAGTCAATTCATAATTCTGAAGTATAATATCTTCTTGAAATTGAAGCTGGTTTGGATAAATCATTAgatattattgaataaataattaaaatgcttCTTCCTGTCTAGATTATTTTCATGACTTTAATACAGCCCCCATACTCTTCTGTGAAAGcataaaagtctttttttttccctttttccagaGTAAACCAATTCTTTTTACAAAACAACTTAGATtgatgtttactttttatttcagtaagaaCAGCATTATTAGCCATCATTGGCTTTATGCCAACAAAAGGAGAAGGAGCCATAGGATCTCTAGATTACACACCTGAGGAAAGAAGAGCACTTGCCAAAAAGTAAGTTTTGGTTTTAGTTCTTGGCTAAGGTCCAAATCCTGTTCTGGATGCTGGCTATTAGGAGATAGGTTCTGTCTCTTAATGTGTGACAGACTTTGTGAGTTATCTTGGCTACAGGATCTGGTCCTATTTTAGAAATTGAATTTAATCATTTAGGCCAGAGTCTAAAGAACTGATTTCATGTTGTCTAATTTTAGAAAGTAGTTGATGATATCATCCTAGAGTGGGAAAACAGTACTGGTCATTTGTCTCTACTTGCGCAGtattacagatggaaaaaaatgttagaGCATTATTTATATGTTGCTTTCCACAAGATTGAAAACTTCTTGTGGGCAGGGAGGAAATCCACTTCATCTATCTTTGTGTCTGCATTACTGAGCTCATAACAGGTACTcaaaaaataatctgaaataaagCAAAGGAgttacattttctttatcaattTATGGTTTCCCAGTGGTattgtcttctctattttttccaGGTGCATTTTCTGTATATGATTAATCATTAGATTCAGAGTATCCCCTCCTTTAGGTAGTGCTgaaaaattattcttaattttgattattttcctgTTCTGGACTTTCTGCTACTGCCTACCATCCCTCAAACATACTGCATTATTGAAATTATAGCATAAATGAATAGCACAGCCCAGAGTAGGCCATCCGGAGATTTTAGTGCCTGGAAGATTTGGTAGATGCTCTGGTCTCTTCTacaactttcctttttctttttaaactttgatcccaaattctgtgaatataccCTTCTTGCAGCTGTTGTGCACAGATTATAATATGCATTTTGTATTCatagcatttgtttttctttgatttcctatGCTGGCTTTCTGTCTTAAGTCTTTTATCTAGTAATTTCATGTACAAGGAAAAACATTTACTTGGTTTCTCGTTAGACTTCTGATACCTATCAAAAGTGGGgaggttctctgcctgatgcattcaaatgaccaattcctgagacaccagggtttcaaagtgAGAATGAGTTTATTGCTTAGCATGAAGCAGgaaatcagatggcctattggcctaaaaatctgtctcctcaaactgaagtaactctgatagttttatagtagtatcaaaagatactataagataatgagtacaatggctctggttagagatgatctaattgttaagcatgtgcagattgattaacactactgaattatatacatTTGGATGTgattagaaggggaaattttaagctgTATCTGTGGACctagaataaagattttttaaaaatccatggaactgtacaacacagttgTATATAgattgtggttaatagtacaattattaaaatgtgctttcatcaaatgtaacaaatgtcccacaccagtgcaaggtttTGATAATAGGTTGGTATCTGGGAaccttgtattttatgtatgatttttctgtaaacccacaacttctctttaaaaaaatagaacttggaattaaaaaacaaaaaaaattagttggccatagaTAATGATGgtctctttctgaactctcagtttgattcctttggtctaCGTATCTGTCCTGTGCCAgccccatgctgttttgaaccactttagctttgtaataagttttaaaattaggaagtggCTATTTGTGGCCTCTtctcatttcaaattaatttgataattggcttttcttatcttcaaagaaggctgttgcagttttgatagggattgtgttgaatctgtaaatccctttgggtagaattgacatcttgacaatatttagtcttctaatccatgagcatggaatgtcctttcatttatttaggtcttctttgagttcttttagcaatgttttgagttttctgtaaatttattcctagatatttgattttttttagttgctattgtaaatggaattttttcttaatttcttcttcagattgtttataACTAGCGTATAGAaagataatttgtgttttttaatggaCTTTTTTTTACACAGGCTTCAAATAGGCTCCTGAGAACAGTGTAAAAgacattttacatattttgtcATTGTATTAATCTAAAGATTGTGAAGTAACAGTCAACTATTTGTTTTATGTTCATTCAAAAAAAAACCTACCAGATCACAAGATTTCTGTTGTGAGGGATGTGGCTCCACCATGAAGGATGTCCTGTTGCCTTTAAAATCTGGAAGTGATTCAAGCCAGGCTGACCAAGAAGCCAAGGAATTGGCTAGACAAATCAGTTTTAAGGTACTGTAAATTCACTAAATTCTGGATAGAAAGGAAATTCATATAGTTCTATTGCAATAGGGTTTTGAAAAAgaattttcttattataaaagtaGTAATATATATATCCACAAAGGCATTATAGCACAGTGAGTGGTTAAAATTCGGGGCCTCTTGGAAAAAATTCTTGGAATTGGAACCGCAGGGTTCAGATCCAGCTTTGCTACTTATGAGTATGACATTAGATATCCTACTCACTTTGTGcctttctctcatctgtaaataatggtAGTACCTTTCTTGTAGgcttgttttgaggattaaatgaattgttACAGGAATTGTATTTAGAATTGTCCTTGGTGTTTAATAAATTCTAGCtattatagaaaatatagatgacccataaaaagaaaatgacagtcaTCCATAATCCCATCCCCAAGAAATAactactgttaatattttgacaCATTTCCcttatatcttttttctttgcatatgTTTTATCTCAACATAGGATTATATAGTATTTTAATACTTTGAGTGACCACAGTCATACTTCTGTATTTTAATTAGCTCCATAAAAAGTGGTAACCTGCGTTAAGCAACTTGctacctcctcctccttttccatcTCTGCATTCTCTCTGTCCTTTAAGATCCAATTCTTGTAagaaattttctcttctctttgttgTGCCCAGAGGAGGAGATACTCAGTAATACTTGGGTACTTTCTTCCTTCTGAGGATTCCTACTGCACTTAAATCACTTAACTGAAAATCTTGGGGCTGATGTGTTTTATACATTGGAATTTTAAGATTTTAGGAAATATGGTACATATAGCATATATTAACACTCCGGTGGTATCTGGGGCAACACCCCATAATCAAACACATTAATATTCCTCAGCAAACCTGGGAGTATTTACACTAAAATGGGATAAAGACTATTAGTAGCCTCAAATCAGTTCATGTCAGGCTTTgcctgaaaacacacacacacacacaaaattaattttcagaGCTTTTTGTATTTTGGAGTTACAAATTGTGAACCATAACTGTTGTTTTTTCCATCACCAAGTAAGTAATTGCTTCTTGAAAACAAGGAATGTCTGTTTCTCTTCCTATAATACCCAGCACAGTATTATACATAGAGTACTCAATGGTTAACTGATCGATAGTAGATATTAAATTAGCAATTAAAATTTCTCCAAGAGAGGAAATTTAGTGGGTTGTGGGTTATTCTGTATGTTTCCTTTTGTAACACTGCTCTTGGATGTACCTTTTTTTATAGGCAGAAGTTAATTCATCTGGAAAGACTATTGCTGAGTCAGACCTTAACCACTCTTTTTCACTAAATGATTTACAAGATGATATACCTACAACATTCCAGGGTGCTACAACCAGTACGTCGGTATGGCTCTGGcttttaaatatgtgtgtgtgtgtgtgtgtgtgtgtgtgtgtgtgtgtccgtgtcATTCTCATTACttgacataggaagagaagatcTATACAGTGAATATCTGAGAAATTTGGTTCTCCTAGCAGTTTGTATTCTAGCCCAACTGTCCCTCTGATGAATTaaatgatcttgagcaagttattcaTTACTTTCTGGaccttagttttcttttcttttaaatgggcTGGACTGAATAATTTGAAAGTTCATCGTCTCTCCAGAAGTCTATGATTTCTCTTAAAAGTTAGTTTCAGTataatctgaatttaaaaaaatatgcatataaatatacaaatagacAGACATACTCTGTATTTGTTAGGTTTGTTAAGCTGCTTTAGGGCCTTGAGTCAATAAAGTCCTGAAGCCGAAGATTTGCTTTAGACCTGTTCTGTCCAATAGAGTAACCACTAGCCACTGTGCCTATCTAAATTTGCATTTAatcacaattaaataaattaaataaaaaagtccCTTCCTCAGTCTCACTATCCACACATTTCAGGTACTccatagccacatgtggttagtggctaccGTATTAGCATAGAAGTGTACAGTATTACCATGTTTGCAGAAAGTTCTGAAAGTCACTGCCTTACACATAGTAAATGTCCAATAAAtaattgctaaatgaaagaataaatgaatactaAAGGTGGTGTTAGTTGCTGCCtaaccagtttttgtttttgttttttaaattgatggTCCTATGTCATCAGAGAGACTGGTTAAGAAAATGTGACTGGATCAGTGCTAAATAATGAGGATTATGGGAAAGGCAtgactttctatatataaaaGACGAACTGTCTTTTGAGATGTTTTTTGGTGATAGATTGTTTGGTTCAGTAGCcacatctttttttcccccccttgcCAGTTTATAGAGGATTAAATGTTAAGCAAAATTGAAATAGAAGTGGGCAAACACAGCGTTGTCCTTTTTACCCAGGAATAACTTCCTATAAATTGGGGCCTGAATAGAGTCTTGAATCACTTTCTCCCACTCAGAGAGTAAGCTGGGAAGAGACAAGTAGGTTACAGAAGGGCAAGGGAGAGACTGCtctgaaagaggaggaggaggactgtGGAGAGGAGGTGTAAGTGGGGAGTGAGATGCTACATGGCAGAtcttgggaacacaggttcaggcacaacagaaattctcaacaaaagacTGCTTTATTACACTGCACAAAAGGTCTAAACaaacaggggaagagatcccatcatggcctGTCCCCTGGGGAGGCCAACTGCCCGGGTCAGGATCGATGGGTGGCAACTCCACAGCCCCCCTTCACCTTGGAGAGGAGGGACGCCTGTGCTGCCCAAGTGTGCAGTATTTATACAACTCCAGGGGGAAGGGGCCTGCCACTAAGACAAAATCATGTCTCAAGCAACCATTATGTAGAGTTCCCACCCTGCCAAGCCTCTTGTTCCCAATTTTGGGTTCAACATACAGTCAGGCCATTCCATTATACCTAACAtgtacccctccccacccagtggAAACAATGAAATATCTGCACACaacagaaaaggagggagggtaGGTGAGGACTGGGAGGTGCCCTAGTTCGTGACTTCCCcagcaacaagaaaaaagtgCATGCTGAGTTTAGATCATTCTTTAGTGGTCCAAATTTCATTTCATGAATTACAGAAGAATATAAAGTTAATATGTTTtagtttagaatttaaaaaaatcttccagaTTACTTTTGGATAGAATTCTAATtggtttttatttcataaataattgTTGTTGATTTTAACAGAACCATCCTGTTAGAAAGAAGAGGGTGGTAATCTTTTCTCACCTATTAGGACAGTCTCCTATTTGTGTTGTACTAAAGCTGTCCTGGCAAATCTATGTCGTCTCCCCTGTGAAGTATTCCAAGTTTATTTATTCCAAttgtaatttattttgtattgtatTATTTATTGACTGTCTAGTTTCCCTTCATGTAAGTTCCTCAAGGGTCAGGGCTCTTCTTCCATTCCTCCACTCTATACCCAGTTCCTGGCATAATGGCTTGTACATAGTGGGTGGTCAATACATAATTGTTGATTGAATGAGTGAATCTTAGGATTGACACTTTAAAAAACAGGAATACAACTAACAAAATCAAGAAGTTTAAATTAAAAGAGTACAAACAAAAATGTCCTTACTATAGTAGAATTTTCCGTTttgattttaaagtaaataaaacttAGAATTCTTTTTCACAGAATATAGGTCACTAATTGAGACCAGTTTTGGTTAAAACACTGGCAAGTAATAAATTGTCTACAGTCGtaggtaaaacttttatttaCATTCACATATAAATTATCTCCAAGAGTGATTTTGCAGTTTGACCACTATGGAAGTCACAGACCTGGTTTTGGCTAGGGGTTGCTGCTTTACATGCAAGTATAATGTAAATTCACAGAGACATTGTACATCAAATCCCAGATAAGCTATgttttttgtttggctttttattttttttatagctTGACGGGGTAAGAGGTTGCCAGATGTCTAAATACAGCAGATAACATCAGGCCATCTGTTACTTTTTGATACAGTGATCTTCTAGCAATGTAGAAATGTGAAAAATACTGTGTTAATTTTACGTTCTTCCAGTCTatcagatttttttcctcttcccagGGATTGAGGTTCTGAATAAGCCATTCCATTTTgtattaaaaagcaaaaccaaaactcCCTTATAGATGCTGGTTATTCTAGGTTATTACAGAAAATTGATATGTACTACTAAGGACTTAGTGACTGTGATTATTGTAAATAGGAAGAAGTTATaatgttttttaatataaatgcaCTAGATTTTAGCAAGGGATATATCATCGTTTCAAAAGGCAGCAGAAACACAGGAACCTAATTAAAACATAGCTATGTACATATTTCCATTAAGTATATGCACTGAAATATTACCTCAAGTCAGTGTTTTAAGGGattgttttataaatatgttaTACAAACTGATAAAGGTCCGAATAATTGTCCCAAAGAAAGTCATGACTGACATTTTTTGCCTTAAATCTAGGTGCCACCAAAGGGTTACATTAATAGTAAGAACCcgaataataactaacatttaataAACAATTATGTGTCCTAAGCATTTCATATCATTATCACATTTTAACCCTTACAACAACTGCACTggatattatcctcattttatagatgaggagagcTGAGTCCTAGAGAAGTTTAATAACTTGCTTAAACATGCACCTactaagtggcaaagccaggctGTTAATGATAAGGATACCCATTTTGGCCAGCTTTGTGGAAGGATAATGTTCTCCCCTCATActaatggaaaaaataacaagtataaaaTTAAAGCTTTAGTTGTGTCATTCTTGGTGCTAGTTTCTGGATTAATGGCAccataatgttttttattttccttaagaaatcatttccctttagttttgctagtACTTTTGCTTTATCAAACACATTTATCTTCTTGGCTGAGCAATCAGAAGAATGGGAAATTTCAAAGGAATGTTGCTGTATTAACTGCCATAACTCAGTTCAATTCAATGAGTCTTTTACCATATGATGCCTGTGAGGATTTATGACCTCATAAAATGCCACACCTATAGGTATCTGCTCTCTTCAGTGAGCAGATTGCTTCTGGGCATCCTGGAGTAGTGAAGTCCAAGTTCATGCAACTCTTAATTTAATATCagcactaatttttatttttaactcaaagTCAATAGTTCCTTTTTACCTCTGTGTTGTGGATCACTACATTTGAGTGCTTCCAAAggaataattttaagaaattcaGAATGTGCAGgccttttaattttgagatgaaTGTCAGATCTAAAATGGAATTTCTTCTGCAGGAAACTTTGATCAGCAGTTTTCCCCCCTACTATTTATAGCTGTTGCATCAGAACACCTATCCTCTCATCTTTTTAAAAGAGTATTTGAATTCTACTATTCAATTGTGTTTTCTCtaatgaaaagtattttaaatgctctatacttgggggccaacagaggtggggcacagaacctcacccccccagctttgcaacggtctgaaccctcaccccttttaagggaggtctcctgcccccgtGTAGTGCTTCCTTGAATGTGCCATCATCCTTTTTTCTTGTCTATAAACCATATTTAAGACCTAGAATCATTTGGTATTATATCATGGTTATGCTTTGGTTGACCAGTCATTGACCAGTGATAGGAGGTACCTGTTATCCAGTACTTTGTAGGGAACATGGACAGCAACCACTGTGCCAAATTAGAGAATACTCTGAGTCACCCACAAGTACCTCCA includes the following:
- the UBE2J1 gene encoding ubiquitin-conjugating enzyme E2 J1 encodes the protein METRYNLKSPAVKRLMKEAAELKDPTDHYHAQPLEDNLFEWHFTVRGPPDSDFDGGVYHGRIVLPPEYPMKPPSIILLTANGRFEVGKKICLSISGHHPETWQPSWSIRTALLAIIGFMPTKGEGAIGSLDYTPEERRALAKKSQDFCCEGCGSTMKDVLLPLKSGSDSSQADQEAKELARQISFKAEVNSSGKTIAESDLNHSFSLNDLQDDIPTTFQGATTSTSYGVQNPSAVSLQQPTQPVAKNTSMSPRQRRAQQQSQRRSSTSPDVIQGQQPRDNHTDHGGSAVLIVILTLALAALIFRRIYLANEYIFDFEL